One window of Triticum dicoccoides isolate Atlit2015 ecotype Zavitan chromosome 5A, WEW_v2.0, whole genome shotgun sequence genomic DNA carries:
- the LOC119303944 gene encoding DUF21 domain-containing protein At2g14520-like isoform X1 has protein sequence MSSHEACCGTMFWVYLLSCAGLVMFAGLMSGLTLGLMSLSLVDLEVLAKAGTPQDRRNAARILPVVTNQHLLLCTLLIGNSLAMEALPIFLDSLLPSFGAILISVTLILAFGEIMPQAICTRYGLSMGAKAAPIVRVLLVVFFPVAYPISKLLDWLLGKGHVALMRRAELKTLVDMHGDAAGKGGELTHDETTIIAGALEMTQKTAKDAMTPISETFSLDINAKLDVHTVGMIMTKGHSRIPIYSGRPSNIIGLILVKNLLTCRPEDEVPTRHVTIRKIPRVADDLPLYDILNEFQKGHSHMAVVVKRTKEGASVEKNNSFTADYKMTNGHAHADGLGLSPSHVNTPGSRRNNNDKYSKKIERKRDNILDFNTDPLPHYSMDEEAVGIITMEDVMEQLLQEDILDETDEYVDVHNKIKINMLPPGKSLSPLISPSGGPLSQGLRKTPMASPLSPYHNGGSILRSPAANHARSPGTLPTAFSPGRSPASQTPVRSSPTSSWVSRNSYRNP, from the exons ATGTCGAGCCACGAGGCGTGCTGCGGGACCATGTTCTGGGTGTACCTGCTGTCCTGCGCGGGGCTGGTGATGTTCGCGGGGCTCATGTCGGGGCTCACCCTCGGCCTCATGTCGCTCAGCCTGGTGGACCTGGAGGTGCTGGCCAAGGCCGGCACCCCGCAGGACCGCCGCAACGCCGCCCGGATCCTCCCCGTCGTCACCAACCAGCACCTCCTCCTCTGCACGCTCCTCATCGGCAACTCCCTCGCCATGGAGGCGCTCCCCATCTTCCTCgactccctcctcccctccttcgGCGCCATCCTCATCTCCGTCACCCTCATCCTCGCCTTCGGTGAG ATCATGCCGCAGGCCATCTGCACGCGCTACGGCCTCAGCATGGGGGCCAAGGCAGCGCCCATCGTCCGGGTGCTCCTCGTCGTCTTCTTCCCGGTGGCATACCCCATCAGCAAG CTGTTGGACTGGCTATTGGGAAAGGGCCATGTTGCACTTATGAGGAGAGCTGAGCTAAAGACATTGGTTGATATGCACGGCGATGCG GCTGGAAAAGGTGGAGAGCTGACTCATGATGAAACTACTATCATTGCAGGAGCATTGGAGATGACTCAAAAGACTGCAAAAGATGCCATGACTCCCATATCTGAAACCTTCTCACTTGACATAAATGCCAAGCTGGATGT GCATACGGTGGGTATGATAATGACCAAAGGGCACAGCCGTATTCCTATATACTCTGGAAGACCAAGCAATATCATCGGTCTTATATTG GTAAAAAACTTGCTTACTTGCCGACCTGAGGATGAGGTGCCCACTAGACATGTTACTATCAGAAAAATTCCAAG GGTGGCTGATGATCTTCCTCTCTATGACATTCTAAATGAGTTTCAGAAAGGTCACAGCCACATGGCTGTGGTTGTTAAACGCACTAAAGAAGGAGCATCTGTTGAAAAGAATAACAGTTTTACAGCAGATTATAAAATGACCAATGGACATGCTCATGCTGATG GTCTGGGTCTGTCACCCTCACATGTCAACACTCCCGGAAGTCGTCGAAATAACAATGACAAATACAGTAAGAAAATTGAAAGAAAACGGGACAACATTCTTGATTTTAACACCGATCCACTTCCTCATTATTCAATGGATGAGGAAGCGGTGGGAATAATTACAATGGAAGATGTCATGGAGCAGCTGCTGCAG GAAGATATCTTGGATGAGACAGATGAGTATGTTGATGTGCATAACAA GATCAAAATAAACATGTTACCGCCAGGCAAATCATTGTCGCCTCTTATATCTCCTAGTGGTGGACCTCTGTCTCAAGGACTAAGAAAGACCCCTATGGCTTCTCCGCTGTCGCCATACCATAATGGCGGCTCCATCTTACGTTCCCCTGCTGCAAACCATGCTCGATCCCCTGGGACTTTACCGACAGCCTTTTCTCCTGGGAGGTCACCGGCATCTCAAACCCCCGTGCGCAGTTCGCCGACTTCAAGTTGG GTCTCGAGGAATTCGTACCGAAATCCGTAG
- the LOC119303944 gene encoding DUF21 domain-containing protein At5g52790-like isoform X2 yields the protein MSSHEACCGTMFWVYLLSCAGLVMFAGLMSGLTLGLMSLSLVDLEVLAKAGTPQDRRNAARILPVVTNQHLLLCTLLIGNSLAMEALPIFLDSLLPSFGAILISVTLILAFGEIMPQAICTRYGLSMGAKAAPIVRVLLVVFFPVAYPISKLLDWLLGKGHVALMRRAELKTLVDMHGDAAGKGGELTHDETTIIAGALEMTQKTAKDAMTPISETFSLDINAKLDVHTVGMIMTKGHSRIPIYSGRPSNIIGLILVKNLLTCRPEDEVPTRHVTIRKIPRKVTATWLWLLNALKKEHLLKRITVLQQIIK from the exons ATGTCGAGCCACGAGGCGTGCTGCGGGACCATGTTCTGGGTGTACCTGCTGTCCTGCGCGGGGCTGGTGATGTTCGCGGGGCTCATGTCGGGGCTCACCCTCGGCCTCATGTCGCTCAGCCTGGTGGACCTGGAGGTGCTGGCCAAGGCCGGCACCCCGCAGGACCGCCGCAACGCCGCCCGGATCCTCCCCGTCGTCACCAACCAGCACCTCCTCCTCTGCACGCTCCTCATCGGCAACTCCCTCGCCATGGAGGCGCTCCCCATCTTCCTCgactccctcctcccctccttcgGCGCCATCCTCATCTCCGTCACCCTCATCCTCGCCTTCGGTGAG ATCATGCCGCAGGCCATCTGCACGCGCTACGGCCTCAGCATGGGGGCCAAGGCAGCGCCCATCGTCCGGGTGCTCCTCGTCGTCTTCTTCCCGGTGGCATACCCCATCAGCAAG CTGTTGGACTGGCTATTGGGAAAGGGCCATGTTGCACTTATGAGGAGAGCTGAGCTAAAGACATTGGTTGATATGCACGGCGATGCG GCTGGAAAAGGTGGAGAGCTGACTCATGATGAAACTACTATCATTGCAGGAGCATTGGAGATGACTCAAAAGACTGCAAAAGATGCCATGACTCCCATATCTGAAACCTTCTCACTTGACATAAATGCCAAGCTGGATGT GCATACGGTGGGTATGATAATGACCAAAGGGCACAGCCGTATTCCTATATACTCTGGAAGACCAAGCAATATCATCGGTCTTATATTG GTAAAAAACTTGCTTACTTGCCGACCTGAGGATGAGGTGCCCACTAGACATGTTACTATCAGAAAAATTCCAAG AAAGGTCACAGCCACATGGCTGTGGTTGTTAAACGCACTAAAGAAGGAGCATCTGTTGAAAAGAATAACAGTTTTACAGCAGATTATAAAATGA